In Vicia villosa cultivar HV-30 ecotype Madison, WI linkage group LG7, Vvil1.0, whole genome shotgun sequence, the DNA window CGACTGCTTGGATTTATTTGACTGCATAAGTGTATCACCGGCcgcttacaaaatttaaccgggtcatattaATCAATCTGTTAATATTTTCTCAAACCAGTTTTttcctacttttaaaccgtgaatCGACTGCttggatttattttttatttttaaatactaaatttatttttaaacaattcaaatttataaatttaaaaaaagccGAAAGAATTGAACCCAAGACAGTTAAGACAGATCACATGTCTTTACCACTATgccaataaatattatattagtgAAAGATAATTATCATGATTTTTAGTTATATTAAACCTAGGACcttttaatttacatttttatctacaaagttcaataataatttatatacGATGATTTGTCTTATTTAACAAGTAACTtgtcattttaaaaacaaatatatcgttagttttaacaaaattgtatatactaaattattaagttaaatattcaTCATTAAAAATTTTAAGTGAAACTTTTTCTGCATAACTTTCACATCATATTCTAGAAAATCTTCTGAGCAATCTAACTTACATTTATTTGAATTGATCATTGGAAGAAAAGATCATTTTATGGATAGAGTTTGATACAAATCCCGCAACTTCGTACAAATATATTattcaatttttgttttgttcactAAGTGTAAGTAAGTGATCATTATCAttgaattcaagtgaaaatggtgTACTTTCTCTTGTGTGTGTTGTAAAATTAAAAGGTGGTATGTTTTTGTGATTGTGTTAAATAGTTTAGAGAGTTAATTGGATTGACTGTAACATATCTGACATAGTGAAATCTTTTAAACGGTGTGAGGATAATAGAGTACCCTTGTTTGGAAAGGGGAGGCAGGATATATAATGGTGTTCTTGATTTTTCTAGTTTTATTTTCAGTGCTTGAACATTCATAATAGTTACAGAAAAAAAAAGAACAATATTGGtaataggggtgttcaaaaccaaaccggccTAATAGAGAAccgcaaaaccgaaccaaaccaaactgaaacggcaaaaaaccgcatttggttcggatgtgtttgggccattttttaacaaaccacacggttcggtttgcggtttgtattttacaaaccgaaccaaaccgaaccaaaccgcattatgttacaaccccctaagcttcaattaacttatatccaacccaaactcaaacctattatgccttagtcttacgattacgaatgattttctcttcatcatatTTAAGGTTTCAATTTAAGTCTTCTCAACTCTCTCCTGGCGGTATTgcaccttcttctcatcttcttttccaaatacatatcacatttttattattttataccttagtttgtgatattattttatactattattttatgttttttattccatttttatctaatattatttttgtatattagatggaaagttgttatccaaatatgataACTTTcttgttatttgataacgcatTAGTGACTAAATCCAAAGTTATGTTCTCatcaatatgtgtatgtatgattcAATAAatctttgtaaaaaaaatgaactaaccaaaccaatccaaaccgcattggtttgatttggttcaattttatttctaaaagctaactgaaccaaaccgaaccacacTTTTTCTTCTtgcggttcagatgattttttaCGTTAAAACCACACAAactgcaccgcgaacacccctaattgtTAACATTCATATCAAGAAAAATTCACCAATCAAGAAAAATTTACCCTCCTCTTAGAttacttttcatatttgcaaTAAAGTGACTATCGTTTAATTTGAAGGGACTTGGGTTTGTGACTCACGGTTAcatgttttatattttttattttaaattcagaattgtttaatattactatGAATCTTGAGAATTATTTGTCACTGATGTACATTGACTTAGTGATAAATGTGTGTGATGTGACTTAAaggtcataaaaaataaaatccaatttagaaatccaatcatggtttaaatgtagaaaaaaattagtttaaaaaatattaacaaaaagaCTAATATAtttcggttaaattttataagagattaCATCAGTTTTTTTCGAAAGATTAATTTGAATTCTATAATTTTTATGAGGAATCAAAATGGTTTGcacttgttatttaaattttaacaaattaattgaatattacaaaactttttaattattaatatatatttaaaatcattCAGAATACTAATTGAGTATATATATGTTACGGCGTCTAAAACCCTTTCAGCGAGTGAGCACTGAGGCGGTTGCTCATTTTCTAGGGTTCAGTTCATCGGTGTCTCTTCGAATCGCAACAGCTCATTTCGTCTCTACCACCAAGCTGCCATGGCGAGCACCAAAGTTCAGAGGGTTATGACCCAACCCATTGTATGCGTTCTCAACACACTCTTTCTCTCTCAATTTCACTATAATTTCACTATGCTTTGTCATTAACAACTTAATTAAACCTtcgttttttttcgttttttctcaGAACTTGATCTTCAGGTTTCTTCAAAGCGTAAGTCTCGCATTCATTTCGGTTTAATTAcgttaaaaaaatttgtaatctGATTTCGGATTTGATTTTTGCAGAAAGCACGTATTCAGATTTGGCTCTTTGAACAAAAGGATTTGAGGATTGAAGGAAGAATCATTGTGAGTTTTAGTTTCAagccttgttttttttttttatgcggTATCTTCTTTAGTGCGTAGAATTATGTGGTTAGGGTTTTAGTAATGCTATGAATGAATCCGACATTTCGTTTCATATTGGCCAATGTTCCAAATTGTAGTAGTAGCTTAAAATTTTTGTGTATAAACTTGGAAAAATAAACCTGTTTTTGCTCCCATTGTTAAACTGTttaaaagtcaataaattctAGCCTTTGAAGGGCACTCCTTAAGACCTTGAGTTGAGACATGTGGCGCTTGCagcctatgaagcacggacaccggAAACATGACACTGACATGTTGACaccggtaataatttgaaaaaatttgaaaaaattaaacgtaatcacaagcACTGACACacattttttcagaggtgtcggc includes these proteins:
- the LOC131620775 gene encoding uncharacterized protein LOC131620775, producing MASTKVQRVMTQPINLIFRFLQSKARIQIWLFEQKDLRIEGRIIGFDEYMNLVLDDAEEVNVKKKSRKTLGRILLKGDNITLMMNTGK